One Thiocapsa sp. genomic window carries:
- a CDS encoding ComF family protein has protein sequence MFGDPVETSGVISRLVSVLFPPTCVLCGAPGLVSGGGRDLCPGCAAELPHNRDCCFQCAVPFDSPMPAGTRCGACQRHPPPYETSLAAFRYEEAIPTLVGGAKFRGRLNLVRLLGQCLADRVREVDPPRPQVLLPVPLHASRLRTRGYNQALEIARVVGRDLALPIDHASCIRSAATPPQAGLDERARHRNIRGAFLVPGLLPWSHVAILDDVVTTGSTVAELSRVLRRAGVRRIQVWAVARTP, from the coding sequence ATGTTCGGTGATCCGGTCGAGACGAGCGGCGTCATTTCCCGGCTCGTGTCGGTGTTGTTCCCGCCGACCTGCGTCCTGTGCGGTGCGCCCGGCCTCGTGAGCGGAGGAGGGCGCGATCTCTGTCCAGGCTGCGCGGCCGAGTTGCCGCACAACCGCGACTGCTGCTTCCAATGCGCCGTGCCCTTCGACAGCCCGATGCCTGCGGGGACGCGATGCGGCGCCTGTCAGCGGCACCCGCCGCCGTACGAGACCAGCCTTGCGGCCTTTCGCTACGAGGAGGCGATCCCGACGCTGGTCGGAGGCGCGAAGTTTCGGGGACGGCTCAATCTGGTGCGGTTGCTCGGGCAATGTCTTGCCGATCGGGTCCGAGAGGTCGATCCGCCCCGACCGCAGGTGCTGTTGCCGGTCCCGCTGCATGCGTCCCGGTTGCGCACCCGCGGCTATAACCAGGCGCTGGAGATCGCCCGCGTCGTCGGCCGGGATCTGGCCCTGCCGATCGATCACGCCTCCTGCATCCGCAGCGCTGCGACCCCGCCGCAGGCCGGCCTCGACGAGCGCGCACGCCATCGCAATATTCGCGGCGCGTTCCTGGTCCCGGGCTTGTTGCCTTGGAGCCACGTCGCCATCCTCGACGACGTCGTGACGACGGGCAGCACCGTCGCCGAGCTCAGCCGGGTGTTGCGCAGGGCCGGGGTTCGACGGATCCAGGTGTGGGCGGTGGCGCGAACGCCCTGA
- a CDS encoding cytochrome c, translating into MNRILASTVLGIAALGVASAALADLKPEEQIQYRQAGYSFMSWNMGKIKSNLEGDYDAAQVAAAANAIAAIANSGMGALFGPGTDKDIGNVKTRVKPEFFDNMENVGTIAKNFIAAADNLSKVAASGEQVEVSNAFGKLGETCKACHDEYRMKD; encoded by the coding sequence ATGAACCGAATCCTAGCCAGCACCGTCCTCGGAATTGCCGCCTTGGGCGTCGCCAGCGCGGCACTCGCCGACCTCAAGCCCGAGGAGCAGATCCAGTACCGTCAGGCCGGTTACAGCTTCATGAGCTGGAACATGGGCAAGATCAAGTCGAACCTGGAAGGCGACTACGACGCGGCGCAGGTCGCCGCGGCCGCGAACGCGATCGCCGCTATCGCGAATTCCGGGATGGGCGCCCTCTTCGGCCCGGGAACCGATAAGGATATCGGCAACGTCAAGACTCGGGTCAAGCCGGAGTTCTTCGACAATATGGAAAACGTCGGCACCATCGCCAAGAACTTCATCGCGGCGGCCGACAATCTTTCCAAGGTTGCCGCCTCCGGAGAACAGGTCGAAGTCTCCAACGCCTTCGGCAAACTCGGGGAAACCTGCAAGGCGTGCCACGATGAATACCGTATGAAGGATTGA
- a CDS encoding aminotransferase class I/II-fold pyridoxal phosphate-dependent enzyme codes for MTPTTAVSRLSGQARRVEPFHVMRLLARAGALEALGRSIVHMEVGEPDFPTPGPILEAGQRALADGRTRYTSAGGLPALRRAIADHYAERYDTPVGPERILITPGASGALQLVFLALLDPGDRVLICDPSYPCYRQVLQLMGAEPIAVPVGPQTDYQMTAALAESAWTPSVRAVVVASPSNPTGSSIAPEVLSELHAVCRERGAALVVDEIYQGLTYAVPDRTALSLGSEDLYVINSFSKYFGMTGWRLGWLAGPRDAVEVMERMAQNLFIAANTPAQYAALAAFDPTTIEILESRRLAFQMRRDRLLPALRDLGFGIPVQPSGAFYLYARLPDGLEIDSMTFTGRMLEEAGVALTPGHDFGRHDAQRHVRFAYTREIADLDEGVRRIRDWLAGV; via the coding sequence ATGACACCGACCACTGCCGTCAGCCGCTTGTCCGGGCAGGCCCGTCGGGTCGAACCCTTTCATGTCATGCGCCTGCTCGCCCGTGCCGGTGCGCTCGAGGCGCTCGGCCGCTCCATCGTCCACATGGAGGTCGGCGAGCCGGATTTCCCGACACCCGGCCCGATCCTGGAGGCGGGTCAACGCGCCTTGGCCGACGGCCGTACCCGCTACACCTCGGCCGGAGGGCTTCCGGCGCTCCGCCGGGCGATCGCCGACCACTACGCCGAGCGATACGACACCCCGGTCGGCCCCGAGCGGATCCTGATCACGCCCGGGGCATCGGGTGCGCTTCAGCTCGTCTTTCTGGCCCTACTCGACCCGGGTGACCGGGTGCTCATCTGCGACCCGTCCTATCCGTGCTACCGACAGGTCTTGCAGCTCATGGGGGCCGAGCCGATCGCCGTCCCCGTCGGTCCGCAGACCGATTATCAGATGACGGCGGCGCTGGCCGAGTCCGCTTGGACGCCGAGCGTGCGCGCGGTCGTCGTCGCCTCGCCGTCGAATCCGACCGGCTCATCGATTGCGCCGGAGGTGCTGAGCGAGCTGCATGCCGTTTGTCGAGAGCGCGGCGCGGCGCTGGTCGTCGACGAGATCTACCAGGGTCTGACCTACGCTGTCCCGGATCGCACCGCGCTCTCGTTGGGCTCGGAAGATCTCTACGTGATCAACAGCTTCTCGAAATACTTCGGCATGACGGGTTGGCGCCTCGGCTGGCTCGCCGGTCCCCGGGACGCGGTCGAGGTCATGGAGCGGATGGCGCAGAACCTCTTCATCGCCGCCAACACACCCGCACAGTACGCCGCTCTGGCGGCCTTCGATCCGACGACCATCGAGATCCTGGAGTCGCGCCGTCTGGCGTTTCAGATGCGCCGCGACCGTCTGCTGCCGGCGCTGCGCGATCTCGGGTTCGGGATCCCGGTGCAGCCGAGCGGTGCCTTCTACCTGTACGCCCGCTTGCCCGACGGCTTGGAGATCGATTCCATGACCTTCACCGGCCGGATGCTGGAAGAGGCCGGCGTCGCCCTGACGCCCGGTCACGATTTCGGCCGTCACGATGCGCAGCGCCATGTTCGCTTCGCCTACACGCGCGAGATCGCTGATCTCGATGAAGGGGTTCGGCGCATCCGCGACTGGCTGGCGGGGGTCTGA
- a CDS encoding HAD family hydrolase: MLGFKALIFDVDGTLADTERDGHRPAFNAAFAEAGLDWVWDAERYGELLRVTGGKERIATYIAEEGISLDPSRDAADMIAGLHRAKTRHYVALLEGGAIPLRPGVLRLLREARDAGVRLAIATTTTPENVSVLLDNAGEPGLRDWFEVIAAGDVVPAKKPAPDIFLLALSELGLDAVDCVAVEDSDNGVRSALGAGLRALLVTVNDYTAGQDLSDAPLVVDHLGEPDRPAHALIGDLGERRMVDLETLDRLHRAAFGGA, from the coding sequence ATGCTTGGATTCAAGGCACTGATCTTCGATGTCGACGGAACGCTCGCCGATACCGAGCGAGACGGACATCGCCCGGCCTTCAATGCCGCCTTTGCCGAGGCCGGTCTGGATTGGGTCTGGGACGCGGAGCGCTACGGCGAGCTGCTGCGGGTCACCGGCGGCAAGGAGCGGATTGCGACCTACATCGCAGAGGAGGGGATCAGTCTCGATCCGTCGCGCGACGCGGCGGACATGATTGCCGGTCTGCATCGTGCCAAGACCCGCCACTATGTCGCGCTGCTCGAAGGCGGCGCCATCCCGCTGCGACCGGGCGTGCTGCGTCTGTTGCGCGAGGCGCGCGATGCCGGCGTGCGTCTGGCGATCGCGACCACGACCACACCCGAGAACGTCAGCGTGCTGCTCGACAACGCCGGGGAGCCCGGGTTGCGTGATTGGTTCGAGGTCATTGCTGCCGGCGATGTCGTGCCCGCGAAGAAGCCTGCGCCCGACATCTTTCTGCTGGCGCTCTCCGAGCTCGGGCTCGACGCGGTCGATTGTGTGGCGGTGGAGGACTCGGACAACGGGGTTCGCTCCGCGTTGGGCGCCGGTTTGCGTGCCCTTTTGGTGACGGTGAACGACTACACCGCGGGGCAGGATCTGAGCGACGCACCTCTGGTGGTGGATCACCTCGGGGAGCCGGATCGGCCGGCACACGCCTTGATCGGTGACTTGGGCGAGCGCCGGATGGTGGACCTCGAGACGCTCGATCGGCTGCATCGCGCCGCGTTCGGTGGGGCCTGA
- the bioB gene encoding biotin synthase BioB, protein MSPKPSPLHVSILRHDWSVEEIQDILDRPFTDVMFRAQTAHRLYFDPNRVQVSTLLSIKTGACPEDCGYCAQSARHETGLERESLMPIDEVLDAARIAREQGATRFCMGAAWRNPTDKNLEQVIAMVEGVHALGLETCVTLGMLTGAQARRLKDAGLDYYNHNLDTSPEFYGQVITTRTFQDRLDTLEHIRDVGLKTCSGGILGMGESRRDRASMLRQLANLPAHPESVPINLLVRVEGTPLQASEALDPFELVRVVAVARILMPASYVRLSAGRSEMSDELQALCFLAGANSIFYGERLLTTPNAESDRDRALFARLGLAFEEMDPERTEPGACHKAKQALDAIVEH, encoded by the coding sequence ATGTCACCCAAGCCTTCCCCGCTGCATGTTTCCATCCTGCGCCACGATTGGTCGGTCGAGGAGATCCAAGACATCCTCGACCGCCCCTTCACCGATGTGATGTTTCGCGCCCAGACGGCGCATCGACTCTACTTCGATCCCAACCGCGTGCAGGTCAGCACACTCCTGAGCATCAAGACCGGCGCCTGCCCGGAGGATTGCGGCTATTGCGCCCAGAGCGCCCGCCACGAGACCGGGCTCGAGCGCGAGTCCTTGATGCCCATCGACGAGGTTCTCGACGCCGCGCGGATCGCCCGCGAGCAGGGTGCGACCCGCTTCTGCATGGGCGCGGCCTGGCGCAATCCGACGGACAAAAACCTCGAGCAGGTCATTGCCATGGTCGAGGGCGTTCACGCACTCGGACTGGAGACCTGCGTGACCCTGGGGATGCTCACCGGGGCGCAAGCGCGCCGTCTCAAGGATGCCGGGCTCGACTATTACAACCACAACCTCGACACCTCGCCGGAATTCTACGGCCAGGTCATCACGACACGCACCTTCCAGGACCGACTCGACACCCTCGAGCATATCCGCGACGTGGGCCTGAAGACCTGCAGCGGCGGGATCCTCGGCATGGGCGAGTCGCGGCGCGACCGTGCCTCCATGTTGCGTCAGCTCGCCAACCTGCCGGCCCATCCGGAGTCCGTCCCGATCAACCTGCTGGTCCGGGTCGAGGGTACACCGCTTCAGGCGAGCGAGGCACTGGATCCGTTCGAGCTCGTCCGCGTGGTCGCAGTCGCGCGCATCCTGATGCCGGCCTCCTATGTGCGCCTCTCCGCCGGACGCAGCGAGATGAGCGACGAGCTGCAGGCGCTCTGCTTTCTCGCGGGCGCCAACTCCATCTTCTACGGCGAGCGCTTGCTGACCACGCCGAATGCCGAGTCCGACCGGGATCGCGCCTTGTTCGCGCGCTTGGGTCTGGCCTTCGAAGAGATGGACCCCGAACGCACCGAGCCCGGCGCCTGCCACAAGGCCAAACAGGCATTGGATGCAATCGTCGAGCATTGA
- a CDS encoding BrnT family toxin — protein sequence MKPISWNPEKNREIIENRGISFEDIVFCLRSGGLLDDMAHPNTVKYSHQRVLVVAVEGYAYLVPYVENDQEIFLKTVIPSRKATKHYLGDKK from the coding sequence ATGAAGCCTATTAGCTGGAACCCAGAGAAGAATCGCGAAATCATCGAGAACCGAGGCATTTCGTTCGAGGATATTGTGTTTTGCTTGCGTTCGGGTGGATTGTTGGATGACATGGCACATCCGAACACAGTGAAATATTCACACCAACGGGTTTTGGTTGTCGCAGTCGAAGGTTATGCATATTTGGTCCCTTACGTAGAGAACGATCAAGAAATCTTCCTTAAAACCGTGATACCAAGCCGAAAAGCGACTAAACACTATCTCGGAGATAAGAAATGA
- a CDS encoding erythromycin esterase family protein: MQTRARHAWCLVLCALLPLWALACVAEPISDSGSEPVDGWGDAVALLREAASPLETSSDLDPVVERAKDRRLVMLGEASHGTAEFYSWRAALTRRLIQEGDFRFVAVEGDWVPIYRLNRYVKGLGGSGESAAAVMQTFSRWPTWMWANAEMLEFVEWLRDFNAGRPRAERVGLYGIDVYGEADARRKVLALLAVMEPDLGSAVAERYACLDRFGDDLTDYARAVGEGGASCESAVEEAVEMIEARRGALESVDPGLYFHLEQSARAVRGAERHFRSMALAGPESWNLRVDHFFDTLGRLHAYFGSDSKGIVWAHNTHIGDARATVMAQQGQRNIGQLAREGFGADAVFALGFSTYRGAVMAGRAWGLPGEIMAVPPAAAGSFEALMHETGRASALLLLDALADSELLAAPIPHRAIGVVFRPEHERTRNYVPTRMAERYDALIYLENSGAVRPIGDPGQEK, encoded by the coding sequence TTGCAAACCCGCGCGCGGCATGCGTGGTGCCTCGTGCTCTGCGCCCTCCTGCCGCTTTGGGCGCTCGCGTGCGTGGCCGAGCCGATCTCCGATTCGGGGTCCGAGCCGGTCGACGGATGGGGCGATGCGGTCGCGCTCCTGCGCGAAGCGGCATCGCCCTTGGAGACATCCTCCGACCTGGATCCGGTCGTCGAGCGTGCCAAGGACAGACGTTTGGTGATGCTCGGCGAGGCGTCGCACGGGACCGCGGAGTTCTACAGCTGGCGTGCTGCCTTGACCCGCCGGCTGATCCAAGAGGGCGACTTCCGATTCGTGGCCGTTGAAGGGGACTGGGTGCCGATCTATCGCCTGAACCGCTACGTCAAGGGGTTGGGCGGTTCCGGCGAGAGTGCGGCGGCGGTGATGCAGACCTTCTCGCGTTGGCCGACCTGGATGTGGGCCAACGCGGAGATGCTGGAGTTCGTCGAGTGGCTGCGTGACTTCAACGCCGGTCGCCCTCGGGCTGAACGCGTCGGACTCTACGGCATCGACGTCTACGGTGAGGCGGATGCACGCCGTAAGGTTCTGGCCCTGTTGGCCGTCATGGAGCCGGACCTGGGGAGCGCCGTTGCCGAACGCTACGCCTGCCTGGATCGATTCGGGGATGACCTGACGGACTATGCCCGCGCGGTCGGTGAAGGCGGTGCCAGTTGCGAGTCCGCGGTCGAGGAGGCTGTCGAGATGATCGAGGCGCGTCGCGGTGCCTTGGAGTCGGTCGATCCCGGACTCTATTTCCACCTCGAGCAGAGTGCGCGCGCGGTCCGGGGCGCCGAGCGGCACTTCCGGTCCATGGCTCTGGCCGGCCCTGAGTCCTGGAACCTGCGCGTGGATCACTTCTTCGACACGCTCGGGCGCCTCCATGCCTATTTCGGCTCGGACTCCAAGGGGATCGTCTGGGCCCACAACACCCACATCGGAGACGCGCGCGCGACCGTGATGGCCCAACAGGGGCAGCGCAATATCGGTCAGCTTGCCCGCGAGGGTTTCGGAGCGGACGCCGTCTTCGCCTTGGGCTTTTCCACGTATCGCGGTGCGGTCATGGCGGGGCGTGCCTGGGGTCTGCCCGGCGAGATCATGGCGGTGCCGCCTGCGGCCGCGGGGAGCTTCGAGGCCCTGATGCACGAGACCGGTCGGGCCTCCGCGCTTCTTCTGCTCGACGCGCTTGCGGACTCGGAGCTGCTCGCGGCGCCGATCCCGCATCGTGCCATCGGCGTGGTGTTCCGGCCCGAGCACGAACGGACGCGCAACTATGTGCCGACCCGGATGGCGGAACGCTATGACGCCCTGATCTACTTGGAAAACAGCGGTGCGGTGCGACCGATCGGAGATCCTGGCCAGGAGAAATGA
- a CDS encoding 2OG-Fe(II) oxygenase — translation MSAQLTQSLATLLGEVERPGNFHATGTLDMHPPRIQVEGVGTLSLPLLTTQAEAIVAHAEQAPYGRGTETLVDTGVRRTWQIDGARVTISGKAWAQDLETMVARAKTGLGVSGTVSAELYKLLVYDTGSFFISHRDSEKAPGMFATLVVVLPSEHRGGELLVRHRGREVRLDLRRDEPSEVAFAAFYADCLHEVLPVVSGYRLALIYNLIRTGENQPLGPPDYDREHLWAVKLLQAWGTPAAGESGESAEPTLTKLIYPLEHAYTPAEIGFDRLKGADAAAAGLLVGAAREADCDLYLALVSIEESGWAEHTGGGYWGHHDEEDFEVGEVNESQQIVDTWRHPDGSHPDLGPLPFELEELSPPGAFDDLEPEELEFQEATGNAGASFDRLYQRAALVVWPRTHRAAVLSQGGLEVSVPFLGELVRQWQAAGADPQAPLREEAHSLAERIRIDWPDADWARRKASADGAAAAYLQHLTTLGDLAEIDAFAVGPIAAGAFGQTDNPALVEALAALTPERAQRLIHDIIAGNAKAHPVACADLLARAANRIIETGTGSAKTLRRAADALVHALPGRRATQSPVDAYRYLDASTGTEPTDAMVANLLSGLEHIAPDLARRAFEHLLKHPERYDIDRVLLPAALTLHTDETTRARPSAQALRGLALAHLRRRIAEPLEPPSDWQRASQVTCTCANCQELSRFLADPTRPEWAFRAAQRHRDHVAASVRTDDCDLDLVTERRGNPHTLRCTKNQASYLRRVVQREGDLAHLAQLGGVPEP, via the coding sequence ATGAGCGCACAACTCACCCAATCTCTGGCGACACTTCTCGGCGAGGTCGAACGACCCGGTAACTTCCACGCGACCGGTACCCTCGACATGCATCCGCCGCGCATCCAAGTCGAGGGCGTCGGCACCCTGTCGCTTCCGCTCCTGACCACACAGGCGGAAGCCATTGTCGCCCATGCGGAGCAGGCCCCTTACGGGCGCGGCACCGAGACCCTGGTGGACACCGGCGTGCGCCGGACCTGGCAGATCGACGGCGCGCGCGTGACCATCTCGGGCAAGGCGTGGGCGCAGGATCTGGAGACCATGGTCGCCCGCGCAAAGACCGGGCTCGGCGTGAGCGGAACGGTCTCGGCCGAGCTCTACAAGCTCCTGGTCTACGACACCGGCAGCTTCTTCATCAGTCACCGCGACAGCGAGAAGGCGCCCGGCATGTTCGCCACTCTGGTGGTCGTCCTGCCTTCGGAGCACCGCGGCGGGGAGCTGCTGGTGCGTCATCGGGGTCGCGAGGTGCGCCTGGATCTGCGTCGGGACGAGCCCTCCGAGGTCGCCTTCGCGGCCTTCTATGCGGACTGTCTCCACGAGGTCCTGCCCGTCGTCTCGGGGTATCGACTGGCGCTCATCTACAACCTCATCCGCACCGGGGAGAATCAACCGCTCGGACCGCCGGACTATGATCGCGAGCATCTATGGGCGGTGAAGCTGCTGCAGGCCTGGGGGACGCCCGCGGCCGGCGAATCGGGCGAGTCGGCCGAGCCGACCCTCACGAAACTCATCTATCCGCTGGAGCACGCCTACACCCCCGCCGAGATCGGGTTCGACCGGCTCAAAGGCGCCGATGCCGCCGCCGCGGGTCTCCTGGTCGGCGCGGCGCGGGAGGCCGATTGCGACCTCTATCTCGCACTGGTCTCGATCGAGGAATCCGGCTGGGCGGAGCACACCGGCGGCGGTTACTGGGGACATCACGACGAGGAGGATTTCGAGGTCGGCGAGGTCAACGAGAGCCAGCAGATCGTCGACACTTGGCGTCATCCGGACGGCAGCCATCCGGACCTGGGTCCGCTGCCCTTCGAGCTGGAGGAACTCTCCCCGCCCGGCGCCTTCGACGACCTGGAGCCCGAGGAGCTCGAGTTTCAGGAAGCCACCGGCAACGCTGGGGCCAGCTTCGACCGACTCTACCAACGCGCCGCCCTCGTCGTCTGGCCACGCACCCATCGCGCCGCCGTCCTCAGCCAAGGCGGATTGGAGGTCAGCGTCCCCTTCCTCGGCGAGCTGGTCCGGCAGTGGCAAGCGGCCGGTGCCGATCCGCAGGCGCCGCTCCGGGAGGAGGCGCACTCGCTCGCTGAACGGATTCGTATCGATTGGCCCGACGCGGACTGGGCCCGACGCAAGGCCAGTGCGGACGGCGCCGCTGCGGCCTACTTGCAGCACCTCACGACCTTGGGCGACCTCGCCGAGATCGACGCCTTTGCGGTTGGACCGATCGCGGCCGGCGCCTTCGGGCAAACCGACAATCCCGCACTCGTCGAGGCGCTGGCCGCCCTTACGCCCGAGCGTGCGCAGCGGCTGATCCACGACATCATCGCCGGGAACGCGAAGGCCCATCCGGTCGCCTGCGCCGATCTGCTCGCGCGCGCCGCGAACCGGATCATCGAGACCGGGACCGGGTCGGCCAAAACCTTGCGCCGGGCCGCCGACGCACTCGTGCACGCCCTCCCCGGCCGACGCGCCACGCAATCCCCTGTCGATGCCTACCGGTATCTCGACGCATCGACGGGGACCGAGCCAACCGATGCCATGGTGGCGAATCTCCTGAGCGGTCTCGAGCACATCGCCCCCGATCTGGCGCGACGGGCCTTCGAGCATCTCTTGAAGCATCCCGAGCGCTACGATATCGACCGGGTCCTCTTGCCCGCAGCCCTCACCCTGCACACCGACGAGACCACCCGCGCGCGCCCCTCCGCACAAGCCTTGCGTGGGCTGGCGCTCGCACACCTGCGCCGACGCATCGCCGAACCCTTGGAACCCCCGTCCGACTGGCAACGGGCCAGCCAAGTGACCTGCACCTGCGCCAACTGCCAAGAGCTCAGCCGCTTCCTCGCCGATCCGACCCGACCGGAATGGGCCTTCCGAGCCGCTCAACGTCATCGCGATCATGTCGCGGCCTCGGTGCGAACCGATGACTGCGATCTGGACCTGGTCACCGAGCGACGCGGCAATCCGCACACCCTGCGCTGCACGAAGAACCAAGCCAGCTATCTGCGCCGGGTCGTGCAGAGAGAGGGTGACTTGGCCCACTTGGCGCAACTCGGCGGAGTCCCCGAGCCCTGA
- the glsA gene encoding glutaminase A has translation MDQRAFQFSPVQRYLDRIHEELLDLSEGAVADYIPELTRADPSWLGIAMVTVDGHVYQVGDSRRSFTIQSISKAVTYGLALEDRGLNQVLSKVGVEPSGEAFNSISLEPGTGRPMNPMINAGAIATTGLIASTPDAPPMQRILDAFGRYTGRPMEIDETVYRSESDTGHRNRAIAHLLLGYGILDRTPEEVVDLYFRQCSILVTARDLAMIGACLANNGVNPVTGVVALQSRYVEKVLSVMSTCGMYDFSGAWIFNVGMPAKSGVGGGITAVLPGQFGLGVFSPRLDAKGNSVRGIEACKRLSKDFSLHLFHVARSTSATVMRQVYDCAKRTSRRRRNAAELAVLAEQGHRIRVYELQGELLFGSAESVGVEILSELAGIDYLVIDLKRVIGTDRASILVLGELAGRIATEGKHLFFTDCKNLYRFRKHLLGESAGTQEPRQEPGPLHFEDADHAVEWCENQLIAEAETTGTAASVQDLGAQYLCSGMTSAELEELRASGEERTFAAGNGIFRAGDAAESMYFIFSGEVEVWIDSGSGHHLRLSTLGPGMVFGEVAFMNQKRRTANVSAAIETQCLELRFESIREALRIKMLMNMASHFANKIERDTQLIQQLG, from the coding sequence ATGGATCAGCGGGCCTTCCAGTTCTCTCCGGTTCAGCGTTATCTCGACCGTATCCATGAAGAGTTGCTCGACCTGAGCGAGGGCGCCGTCGCCGATTACATCCCGGAGCTGACCCGCGCCGATCCATCCTGGCTCGGGATCGCGATGGTCACGGTCGACGGGCATGTCTACCAGGTCGGCGACTCGCGTCGGAGCTTTACCATTCAATCGATCTCCAAGGCGGTGACCTACGGTCTGGCGCTGGAAGATCGCGGGCTCAACCAGGTTCTGAGCAAGGTCGGCGTCGAGCCCTCGGGCGAGGCGTTCAACTCGATCAGCTTGGAGCCCGGCACCGGGCGTCCCATGAACCCGATGATCAATGCGGGCGCCATCGCGACCACGGGCCTGATCGCGAGCACACCCGATGCCCCGCCGATGCAGCGGATTCTCGACGCCTTCGGGCGTTACACCGGCCGGCCGATGGAGATCGACGAGACGGTGTACCGCTCCGAAAGCGACACCGGTCACCGCAACCGGGCGATCGCGCACCTCTTGCTCGGTTACGGGATCCTCGATCGTACGCCCGAGGAGGTGGTCGATCTGTATTTTCGGCAGTGCTCCATCCTGGTGACCGCCCGGGATCTGGCGATGATCGGCGCCTGTCTGGCCAACAACGGGGTGAATCCGGTGACCGGCGTCGTCGCGCTGCAGTCGCGGTATGTCGAGAAGGTGCTGAGCGTCATGAGCACCTGCGGCATGTACGACTTTTCGGGCGCTTGGATCTTCAACGTGGGCATGCCGGCGAAGAGCGGCGTGGGCGGCGGGATCACGGCGGTGCTGCCCGGACAGTTCGGTCTCGGGGTCTTCTCGCCGCGTCTGGACGCCAAGGGCAACAGTGTGCGCGGCATCGAGGCGTGCAAGCGGCTGTCCAAGGATTTCAGTCTGCACCTCTTCCATGTCGCACGCTCGACCTCCGCCACCGTCATGCGTCAGGTCTACGACTGCGCCAAGCGCACCTCGCGCCGCCGTCGCAACGCGGCGGAGCTTGCCGTACTCGCGGAGCAAGGGCATCGCATCCGCGTCTACGAGCTGCAGGGAGAGCTGTTGTTCGGCAGTGCCGAATCGGTCGGCGTGGAGATCCTCTCCGAGCTCGCCGGCATCGACTATCTGGTTATCGATCTCAAGCGCGTCATCGGGACCGACCGCGCGTCAATCCTGGTCCTGGGCGAGCTTGCGGGGCGGATCGCAACCGAGGGCAAGCATCTCTTCTTCACGGATTGCAAGAACCTCTATCGCTTTCGCAAACATCTGCTCGGCGAATCGGCCGGCACGCAGGAGCCCAGACAGGAGCCAGGCCCGCTGCATTTCGAGGATGCCGATCACGCGGTGGAGTGGTGCGAAAATCAACTGATCGCCGAGGCCGAGACCACCGGGACCGCCGCCTCGGTCCAGGATCTCGGCGCGCAGTATCTCTGCTCGGGCATGACGAGCGCCGAGCTCGAGGAGCTTCGCGCCTCGGGCGAAGAGCGCACGTTCGCGGCCGGCAATGGCATCTTCAGGGCCGGGGATGCGGCCGAGTCCATGTATTTTATCTTCAGCGGCGAGGTGGAGGTCTGGATCGACTCGGGTTCGGGCCACCACCTGAGACTCTCGACGCTGGGACCGGGCATGGTCTTCGGCGAGGTCGCCTTCATGAATCAGAAACGCCGAACCGCCAACGTATCCGCCGCAATCGAGACGCAGTGTCTGGAGCTGCGTTTCGAGTCCATCCGGGAGGCGCTGCGGATCAAGATGCTCATGAACATGGCGAGCCACTTCGCGAACAAGATCGAGCGCGACACCCAATTGATCCAACAGCTCGGTTGA
- a CDS encoding transposase yields the protein MTCLGLEWICMALLVPVPWSERSWALPFLTRLAPSKRADEAAGQRHRTVVELTIGMVWLVSRWLEQRRWILLGDGSYSCIQLGWEVLAAQATLVTRLRLDARLFAFPEPVPAGRRGPKPKKGGVPAKLATREEETRSRGEEVAIQWYGQPKTLRLLGEVCPWHAPAATA from the coding sequence GTGACCTGTTTGGGGCTGGAGTGGATCTGCATGGCGTTGTTGGTACCCGTACCCTGGAGCGAGCGTTCTTGGGCGCTGCCCTTTCTCACCCGCTTGGCGCCGTCGAAACGGGCCGACGAGGCGGCCGGGCAGCGCCATCGCACGGTCGTGGAGCTGACCATCGGGATGGTCTGGCTGGTCTCGCGCTGGCTGGAGCAACGACGCTGGATCCTGCTCGGCGACGGCAGCTACTCCTGCATCCAACTGGGGTGGGAAGTGCTGGCTGCGCAAGCAACCCTGGTCACGCGCCTGCGCCTGGATGCACGCCTGTTCGCCTTTCCCGAGCCGGTGCCCGCCGGGCGGCGCGGTCCCAAGCCGAAGAAAGGCGGCGTGCCGGCCAAGCTCGCCACGCGCGAGGAAGAGACGCGCAGCCGGGGCGAGGAGGTCGCGATTCAATGGTACGGGCAGCCCAAGACGCTGCGCCTGCTCGGCGAGGTGTGTCCGTGGCACGCCCCGGCGGCGACCGCCTAG